In Colletotrichum destructivum chromosome 1, complete sequence, the sequence AATGGTCACTGAAGCCGGGGTGTTCGGGCCCGACGGCAAGCCGCGAGTGATTCGCGCCGATCTTGGGCCTAGTCAGATGACTGTTTTCCCTCAGGGCGCCTTCCATACTCAGGTTAATCCGGAGTGCAGTCCCGCCTCCGTTGCGGTCTCCTTTACCTCGGAGGAGGCAGGTGTGGGTCTCATTGCAAGCCAAACCTTTGCCCTGAGCGACGATGTCATTGAGCGTTCCTTCGGAAACACCATCGCCGGCGAAGACATTGACAAGGTGCGAAATGCTATTCCCAAGGGATTGGCTATCAAGGTGGACGAGTGCTTGAAGAAGTGCGGCATTCAGAAGCGTGCTGCTTAGGATCTGATCTGGCACAGACCCATCTCTAGGTCCATGTACTCAAGAAGCATTGGGCTCCAAGGCTTAATGCAAcctttcctcccccccttttcttttgttttccACAAATCTTGGCCAAGTTTTCCTTCATTTCCCACAACGTCAACTATTAACTTCTCACATTCGTTTGAAACACAACTATCAAGTAGCTAGATGAGATATATAGCAGAATAGGAGAtgccgagctcggcgtctCTTGCTTCCTCGCATACAAATTCGGGCTCCGACTGTTCTATTGCAACGGGTGTGTGATGCTAGGGAAAGAACCAATCACCCTGAAGTTACGCCCAAAGTCGGGGCATTTTATCTTGGCAACATACTGTCTGAGAAGTAAGAGTTGCAGTTGTGAATACGGCCGAATGTTCGGCAAATTGAACAAGCATAGTGTAGCCGGCAACGGGGCAGCAGCGGATGCCATGACGTATGCCTCCGCTAGCATAGGGGGATGGTCTATGGTCCTTTGGGTCTTGGATCTGGAACCGGTGATCTCGGCCCCCGGCTGCAGTTGCACGTGTTAGTCAATGTTACTTCGTGAGATAGCAACATCAGCTTTTGTGATATCGTGAGCGGATCTCAAGTAAATCTTTGTTCTAACATGGCGTAGCGATGCGGTTGATTGGTGGAAACGATTTTCTCAAGCATGATTGCTATCCTCTTTTCCTCGAGTCCGGCTGGCTACTCATCGGTCACGTTGATGAGTTCGTCCAGTTTCTACCTTCTAACGAGACGGGCCTTGGCTTCACGATTGGTATCGCTGACACTACGTCCGCCCTCGACTTGCTCAGAAATACCTCAGCAGCGGGGCATGGTAGCGTGCGGGCGATTTCTTTCAACGGGTCTGTCGAAGGCTCTTCCTCTATTACGAAAGAAGAGCTGACCATGACGAtcgacgagcttcttgcAAATGAGACACTTCACGAGGTCAACGCTTATGCGCAGAGGCATATTGATGCTAATCTGGGAATCCTGCTCGCTGAGATACCTAGCCTTCGCGACCATGTGATTCGCATCCCCTCGCTTTTCAAGGCTCCCAAGGTgtcctcgcgctcctcgtTCACTGAAACAGTGATGGACGGAGAGTATTTGCTAGTGAGCTTCAGCCCTGGCGGCTATCAACGGCGTCGTGTTGGGCAACTACTACGTGAGTCCCAAGACTTGGGGCCCCGTGGTCGAGGGATGAGACATCATCTTAGAGGTTGCCATCCGGGAGGCAGATGCAAAGGCTGGCATGGAAGTCGGTTTCGTGGACGATACCATGTCGCATCACCACACGTTCGGTGTATCCTCCAGAGAAGGAAAAGCAATTTGGTGCGTTTCGATACCCTTTCCTACACTACCACGCCCGTCAACGGCCAATGGCCAAAGGGTGGCAGACCACGACGTGAAGCTAACACATCACACAGGATGCATTATCGCTAGCACATTTGCTGCTATTGCAGGATCCATCGGAGGTGTAGCTGGAGGTTTGTTCGGCACTGTGGCCGTTCCCTTCTGCTCTTGAAGACATTCTGATAAGGCGGGGAAGCGGCGCACATATTTCTCATGTCATTTCTTGACCTTTGAGTGTAGGACATGTGGAAGATTTGATTTCACTTGACAAACAACACTCTTTGGCTATCCAGCCTGTGAGAATCACGCAGACTGTTGCCGCTGTAATCTTAGCATTCAGACGAAAGACTCGGGTCAAATCTAGTGCTACGCACGTGTCTTCTTGGAACGTTCCATCACTGTTTGCCATCCAATTGCTCTCACTCTACTTGGTAGTAGGGGGTCGGGTGCTACCAGCTCTAAtgggtacctacctagataAAATTTAGGGTCTTTTCTATTgttaggtacctaggttTGTAGATGCTAGCCCTACGGTACCGGTACTTCTTGCTGTAGGGCGTGTGCGGTACCTTGCAACAATCTGACAAGGCGCAGCACCtagtagcagtagcagcagcaacagccagCGAATCGAGTCGCCTAAGCCGCCCTAAATCTTTCCCAAAAAGGAAATGCAAAGTACAACTACTAAACGACCTGATTGCATAGGAGTCTCACCCAAATGGCTGTACGCCTTTAGGTCTTGGCTTCGCACAacttccccttctccctttcACTTCTCTCTTCTGTCTGCGTCATCGATGATCCCCATGTATCCAACAAAACATTCCGCTGATTTCACTTCTGCGTCCCGTAGGGCTGAACCCCCACCGGCCGCTGCGCCCTCCGCAGGCCTGAAAACCTGATGGGTTCGCCCGATCAACGTTTGCAGGCGTGGCTATTCAATGCTTAGGTAACTGGAGCAGCAACCCTGGATTTCCCTTTTGGGGCATTATTTGACATCTCCGTTGAGGTTCTCGTCAGCACTAGAAGGAAGCCCTGCTCCAGATTGCTTTCCAATACGCATTGCGATAGGCCCAGTATGGAAGTGGCCGACGTCAGATGTTGACTTTTCCAGGCAACCCTAAGACACAGAACAACCAGGGAATCCAATATGAGTTGGCTGGAGGTTGGAGGACTATATATGCCTCCCTTCAACGCCTGATTTCCCGGTACAGTCCATCATTCAGCAACCACTCATCCTCTCTTGAATTGTAAAAGCTTCTATCACAACTCTACCCCTAAAAAGCCATGTTGACATCCAAGCCACTGAGTCGTTGGTCTTTGCTCGCCGTTCTGGCCGGCACAGCACTCATCACGACGGCATCCGCATCAGACAACACCTCCATCGAATGGAGGAGATGTGACGACGTTCATGAGATTTTCTCCATGATAGGACAGAAGATCCATGTTCCCATCGAGTGTAGCAACGTCACGGTTCCGCTGGACTATGCCGAGCCCAACTCGACTGCAACCCTTGATCTCAAGGTGATCAAGGTTCCGGCATTGAAGCAACCGTCCAAGGGCAGTGTCATTTTGCACTTCGGAGGGCCTACCGACTCTGGGAGGTTGTCGATGGCCGCGCTCAGCGAGACGATGCAGATGCAAGTATCCCGTAGTGCTTCACTGGCGGAACGAGGCCACTAATTCGTTCGTAGTATCACTGGCCAGGGTTTCGATCTCATCGGATGGGAACAGAGGTGAGTAAAGAATCCAGACCCGACGCTCCGTTGCGTGCCATCGCCGTTTTCGAGTGTAGCTGACGCACTTTCCAGAGGAACCTGGGATACCATGCCGCTCTTTTGCTCCGACAAGTCGCAGAACAGAAGCGTCACCGACGTCCCCCAAGTCAACATGGCCGTCACTCCCGATGACAGGATGAACGTTGGCAGAAACTGGGCCTTCGCGGAAGTTGAAGCGCAGAGATGCTACGAGTATGCTAAAGACAAAGGAGCCGAGCTGGTCGGCACCATGTACACGGTGAGGGATGTGTGGGAAATCGTCGATGCGCTTGGCGGCGATCGGTTGCTTCGTTTCTGGGGTAAGTCGATGCTGCAATGTTTCTGACCACGAATCATTAACCATCCGCTCAGGAATATCGTATGGCACTGTTGTCGGCTCTACCGCGGCGGCATTGCACCCCGATCGAGTGGAGAGACTGGTGCTCGATGGCGTCACGAATCCCCAGCAATGGTGGGCTGGCGAGTGAGTCCCCTCCCGGCTTCCATGGCATCCAGATGGGACACGAAGGCTAACATAATCACGCAAGGACCTGGGAGATGCTGACGGACACCGACAAGGTGTTCTCGGGCTTCCTGAGAACCTGTTTCGAGAAGCCGGACGCGTGCGTCTTGGCCGCGAAGCACTCCAACGCGACCGCCGCACAGCTGGAGTCCAAGATCTacgacctcatcgacgacctcaaATACCGGCCCATCCCGGTCCCAGTTAGCGACGCTATCCCTTTGGGTATCATCGACCAAAACATGGTCAAGGGTGTCATCCGCATGGGCCTCTACACCCCGTCCCAGTACCCGGCGCTGGCCGCTCggctccagcttctccttgacggGGACATCGACGCGCTCATCGAGGGATACACGGCCACTTGGGCGACGAACAGCCTGGGAGACATCGGTCTGACGATCCCTTGCACTGATAATGCCCTTCgggtcgacgacctggaggACCTGATGCCGGAGCTCGACAGGGCCTCCAAGATGAGCCGCCTGGCGGGCGACCTCCTGTCCTGGAACACGCACATGTGCGCCCGCTGGAAGCTGAACTCCAAGGAGAAGTTCACGCGCGGTTTCCACGAGCCCATCGACACCAGGAGCCCGCTGCTCATCTTCGGCAACGAGTACGACGTCGTCACCCCTTACGTGTCGGCCAGGAACATCAGCACGTCCTTCCCAGGCAGCGCCCTGGTCAAGTACAACGCCTTCGGACACGGTATCCAGGCCCAACCGTCGCTTTGCACGGTCGAAACGATGAAGCGGTACCTCGAGGAAGGGGTCCTGCCGGCCGAGGACACCGTCTgcgagccggcggcgcaTGTTTGGGAGGAGCAGGACTGGGCGACTCTTTGGGAGGAGCTCGGGTATCAGAGACCCAACTCCACTGCTTAAGGATTCGCGCACAGCGGCGAGGAGTGGCTCTGGTATTGCTTTAGAAGGTGGTTTCGTTTAGTATGGATTGCGTTTGCAACATGGTTGTTACCGTTGACGGGGTTGGAGGACTGTTTGTACACGGAAGATTGCATCATTATGTCGTGTTCTATCTTTGCTaggttttttcttctcaaTATACAACATATCTTTTTTTTCAGAAATGGCATGACGGATACCATCGTGGCTCTCACTGCCCAGTGTTAAGCGGGCTATCGGCGTCGAATTCGTGGCTGGCTATCATGTCAGGATACGTGACGGCCGCCTCCCGCAGCACCTGTTCCATGGTCTCCATGACGAGGACGCTCTCCGACCAGGGCATGATCTCGCTCTCCAGCCTACCGTCTCGTATGCAACGTGCGCTCTCGTCCGCCTCCCAGAACGTGCCGTTGCCCCAAGCCCTACCCGGATCTTGCGGCTGAGGGCACTCGACCACCTctacctcggcgccgtcgcccgccgtCCTGATCACCTTGAACGAGAGCGGCTTGTAAGCCGGGTGTTCGACCTGGATTTCGCCGGCTGAGCCTTGGATGCGGACGGCCGGTATCCCAGAGCTCCCCGGGTCGGTCGCCACTCGGAGGGACGAGGTGGCTATGCCGATCGTACCGTGCTCCGGGAAGTTGAGGATGACGGTGGCGGACTCGTCGATTCCCGTGGCGTATTTCTGTACCGTAGACAAGACCCGCGGCCTttccttgacggcctcgggctgCATGTGGTACAGGATCTGGAAGATCCAGGTGAGCGGGTAtacgccgaggccgagcagcacgccgccggccaggtcGGGGTTGACCATCCTATGCGAGTCGTCGTAGTCAAGCCTTGTGCTCCCGGGCTCCTTGCTGCCGTTCGCCCGCGACAAGTCCGCCGTGACGCGGTACACCTTcccgatggcgccgccgccgacgagccgGCGGATCTCGGCGCTCAGCGGGAAGAACCGCGTCCAGACGCCCTCCAGGAAAAACAGCCCCCTCTCGCGGGCCGTCGCGTACAGCTGCCGGGCCTGCTCCGCGGTGACGGCCAGGGGCTTCTCGCAGAGGACGTTCTTGCCGGCCCGCAGGGCGAGCATGGCGTTCTGGAAGTGGTGGCTGTGCGGGGTCGCGACGtagacgacgtcgacgctgGGGTCCCGGACGAGTTGCGCGTAGGAGCCGTAGGTcgcgacgccggccgggGCAGGGTGGCCGATGCggccgaggaagtcgagggcTCGTTGGGGGTCCTTGGAGGACGAGACCGCGGCGATTTCGTgcgcgacgtcgccgacgccgcgcgTCGCTGGGTCTGTGAGTAGGTCTTTGCAGAAGTCTGTCTGGGGGTTAGCAGTGTGGACGGACGATGGAAGTGCTTGATATCATGGAACAGCAACCGACATCCCCATGCGCTATGCTGCGAGGATCACGTCACCTACATTCGGACATGGCCCCGGTGGCCATGATCCCCCATCGAAGCACAAACGGCTCAGCTGTCATCCTGGCTGCTCGTTTGGAGGAAGCCCTCCGTTGCCGGCTGGAGTATTGAGGAAGTGTCAACGGTGGAGGATCAGCAAGAACAAGACGGAAAATCCCGTCAGTAGTCTGGCACCTTTCACCACGCTCTTTTGACCTGACGCCGTTGCTGAACTGCAACAACTAGGGCTGAAGAGAATCGTCACAGTCATGATCGACAAGGGAGATACTCGATGGGATCTCGGGGGTTCATACGTCCTCTAAATCGGTATTTCGGGGTAGTAAACGCCGGGGTTAGAGTCATTTCGGTTGGGGGACGTCTGTGGTGGAGGACACTCGGCCTGACAGGATTGACTTTTATTGATTCAAAGCAAGCGAGCGGCCTTCTTGAACTTTAGCAATTCGGGCAAAGTCAATCAATGATGAGCAGTTTTGACTGCTTCTTTCTGAGGCCACCACGACATGTCAATATCATTACAAGCCTCGGACTCGTCAGCTCTCCCAGAGGAATTAGACTTTAGTTTCCATTATCGTAATTACTACCCTATGTCATCAATCATAAAAAGGCCTGCCTAGTCCCCCGCCCCAAACTCCGGATCACGTTGAGGGTCACACTCGAGGCCTGGCATCGTGCATTACAGGTGCAGGCTCGCCGCGTTGTTCATGATCCAGTCCGCGCTGGCCTGCCGGAAGTCGTCCTTCAGGCtgccggccttgtcggcgaagAACTGGATCAGGTTCTGGCCCTGGGACCACTTGGGCCAGTTGGGGTACTGCCCGTTGGACCCCACGTTGGGGTCGAGGGCGTGGACGAAGTTGGTGTAGTAGGTGCGGATACTGCGGGCGGCATAGTTGTCCTTGATGCCGTAGAAGACCTGGATGAGGTCGGAGCCGTGGAAGGTGCCTAGAATCGGGGTGCCGTAGTTGTAGGAGGCGAGGTAGGACCACGAGGGCACGTCCGGgtgggcggcgatggcgagctTGAGGAAGAAGCGGCGGGTTAGGGTGAAGacaaggtcgccgaggacggcggagcgGCGCTTGAAGCCCGGGAAGATCTCGTTGAAGAGACCGGTGCGAAATGGGCTGCCGTTGAGGATGTCGCTcagcaggccgtcgtcgtagGTGTCGACGTAGGTGCGGAGCTGGTCCTCGGTGGCCCCGTTGAAGAAGTAGTCTTTGAGGTACCCCACGAGTTTGTCGGTGGAGGTGAGGTTGGCCTGGAACAGGCCGAAGAGAGtgccctcgtcctcctggTTGCCGATGATCATGGGCACCGCCGCGTACTGGCCGTTcttggcgaggacgtcggGGCTCGCCGTGAGGGTCCGGCCGTCTGGCCGAGGCAGGTAAGAGAGCGCGATGGAGTTGTACGAGAGGATgccggggagggaggtgacggcgttgaggaaGGTGGTGTAGTCGACCTCGCGCAGGCAGTTGAGCgtgtcggcgctgccgctgcagccggcctc encodes:
- a CDS encoding Putative protein-arginine deiminase, encoding MRLIGGNDFLKHDCYPLFLESGWLLIGHVDEFVQFLPSNETGLGFTIGIADTTSALDLLRNTSAAGHGSVRAISFNGSVEGSSSITKEELTMTIDELLANETLHEVNAYAQRHIDANLGILLAEIPSLRDHVIRIPSLFKAPKVSSRSSFTETVMDGEYLLVSFSPGGYQRRRVGQLLHIILEVAIREADAKAGMEVGFVDDTMSHHHTFGVSSREGKAIWCVSIPFPTLPRPSTANGQRVADHDVKLTHHTGCIIASTFAAIAGSIGGVAGGLFGTVAVPFCS
- a CDS encoding Putative peptidase S33 tripeptidyl aminopeptidase-like, alpha/Beta hydrolase, translating into MPLFCSDKSQNRSVTDVPQVNMAVTPDDRMNVGRNWAFAEVEAQRCYEYAKDKGAELVGTMYTVRDVWEIVDALGGDRLLRFWGISYGTVVGSTAAALHPDRVERLVLDGVTNPQQWWAGETWEMLTDTDKVFSGFLRTCFEKPDACVLAAKHSNATAAQLESKIYDLIDDLKYRPIPVPVSDAIPLGIIDQNMVKGVIRMGLYTPSQYPALAARLQLLLDGDIDALIEGYTATWATNSLGDIGLTIPCTDNALRVDDLEDLMPELDRASKMSRLAGDLLSWNTHMCARWKLNSKEKFTRGFHEPIDTRSPLLIFGNEYDVVTPYVSARNISTSFPGSALVKYNAFGHGIQAQPSLCTVETMKRYLEEGVLPAEDTVCEPAAHVWEEQDWATLWEELGYQRPNSTA
- a CDS encoding Putative gfo/Idh/MocA-like oxidoreductase, NAD(P)-binding domain superfamily — encoded protein: MTAEPFVLRWGIMATGAMSEYFCKDLLTDPATRGVGDVAHEIAAVSSSKDPQRALDFLGRIGHPAPAGVATYGSYAQLVRDPSVDVVYVATPHSHHFQNAMLALRAGKNVLCEKPLAVTAEQARQLYATARERGLFFLEGVWTRFFPLSAEIRRLVGGGAIGKVYRVTADLSRANGSKEPGSTRLDYDDSHRMVNPDLAGGVLLGLGVYPLTWIFQILYHMQPEAVKERPRVLSTVQKYATGIDESATVILNFPEHGTIGIATSSLRVATDPGSSGIPAVRIQGSAGEIQVEHPAYKPLSFKVIRTAGDGAEVEVVECPQPQDPGRAWGNGTFWEADESARCIRDGRLESEIMPWSESVLVMETMEQVLREAAVTYPDMIASHEFDADSPLNTGQ